One genomic window of Streptococcus mitis includes the following:
- a CDS encoding V-type ATP synthase subunit F, whose translation MEANKYKIGIIGSYDIILPFSMIGFDIFPAYQEQEATNTLRKLAQSDYGVIYITEDIASMILDTIRHYDSQVVPAIILLPTHKQGLNLGLKRIEDNVEKAVGHNIL comes from the coding sequence ATGGAAGCTAATAAGTATAAAATTGGCATAATTGGTAGCTATGATATTATTTTACCCTTTAGCATGATTGGGTTTGATATATTTCCTGCCTATCAAGAACAAGAAGCTACAAATACTCTAAGAAAATTAGCTCAATCTGATTATGGTGTCATTTATATCACTGAAGACATTGCTTCAATGATATTAGATACAATTCGCCATTATGATTCTCAAGTTGTGCCTGCTATTATTTTATTACCGACTCATAAACAAGGTTTAAATTTAGGATTAAAACGTATAGAGGATAATGTAGAGAAAGCAGTAGGACACAATATTTTATAA
- a CDS encoding V-type ATPase subunit: protein MDTNLFSKINTTISVKENDFITEEKFQKIIQSKDTETLAFILEATPYHLSIDVLENPSQTEISLMTKLVNDYRWAYAESPSDKIVTLFALRYVYHNIKVLLKSKAAIKKDFSKLLIPIGIFDIESLKHLVSSLHSDTLPDFMVHEVESIWNEYETFNNIRVLDVGADLAYFKHLKLLSNELGGVLSQVIVAMIDFYNIITVKRGLSQNKSHGDILQLLSDEGSISAKEFIYIVENQEIFVWFNKINLSLDSIFSTYELKMQDATISSSELEFLCDLLLYKTLDQGRYNVDGPLVLARYLLGCEFEVKNLRMIISALQNTIPFESIKERIRPHYGS from the coding sequence ATGGATACTAATCTTTTTTCAAAAATAAATACGACGATTTCGGTAAAAGAAAACGATTTTATTACAGAAGAAAAATTTCAAAAAATTATACAATCCAAAGATACGGAGACATTGGCATTTATCTTAGAAGCAACTCCCTATCATTTATCTATTGACGTTTTAGAAAATCCTAGTCAGACAGAGATTTCGCTAATGACAAAATTAGTCAATGATTATAGATGGGCCTATGCTGAAAGTCCGTCTGATAAAATTGTGACTTTATTTGCTTTACGATATGTTTATCATAATATCAAAGTTTTATTAAAATCTAAGGCGGCAATTAAGAAAGATTTTTCTAAATTATTAATTCCAATAGGGATTTTTGATATAGAAAGTTTAAAACATTTAGTTTCTTCCTTACATTCAGATACACTTCCTGATTTTATGGTTCATGAAGTAGAATCAATTTGGAATGAGTATGAAACTTTTAATAATATTCGTGTACTTGATGTCGGAGCTGATCTAGCATATTTTAAACATCTGAAACTTTTATCTAATGAGTTAGGTGGGGTGCTGTCTCAGGTTATTGTTGCAATGATTGACTTTTATAATATTATTACTGTAAAACGTGGTTTATCTCAAAATAAGAGTCATGGGGATATTTTACAATTACTTTCAGATGAAGGAAGTATTTCTGCTAAAGAATTTATATACATTGTAGAAAATCAAGAAATATTTGTGTGGTTCAATAAAATAAATCTAAGCTTAGATTCAATCTTTTCAACTTACGAATTGAAGATGCAGGACGCAACAATTTCATCTTCTGAGTTAGAATTTTTATGTGATTTACTATTGTATAAAACTTTAGATCAAGGAAGGTATAATGTAGATGGGCCGTTAGTTCTTGCTAGATATTTATTGGGATGTGAGTTTGAAGTAAAGAATCTTAGAATGATCATATCAGCTCTTCAAAATACAATTCCTTTTGAATCAATAAAAGAAAGGATACGCCCGCATTATGGAAGCTAA
- a CDS encoding V-type ATP synthase subunit K: MEHLATYFSTYGGAFFAALGIVLAVGLSGMGSAYGVGKAGQSAAALLKEQPEKFASALILQLLPGTQGLYGFVIGILIWLQLTPELPLEKGVAYFFVALPIAIVGYFSAKHQGNVAVAGMQILAKRPKEFMKGAILAAMVETYAILAFVVSFILTLRV; this comes from the coding sequence ATGGAACATTTAGCAACTTATTTTTCAACCTATGGAGGAGCTTTCTTCGCTGCATTGGGAATTGTATTGGCGGTTGGATTAAGCGGTATGGGGTCTGCTTATGGAGTTGGTAAGGCTGGGCAATCTGCCGCAGCTTTACTGAAAGAACAGCCAGAAAAATTTGCCTCAGCTTTGATATTGCAACTACTGCCCGGAACACAAGGATTATATGGTTTTGTTATTGGAATTTTAATTTGGTTGCAATTAACTCCAGAACTTCCTTTGGAAAAAGGCGTTGCTTATTTCTTTGTAGCTCTTCCAATTGCTATTGTAGGATACTTTTCGGCTAAGCATCAAGGAAATGTAGCAGTAGCGGGAATGCAAATCTTGGCTAAAAGACCAAAAGAATTCATGAAGGGAGCAATTTTGGCTGCCATGGTAGAAACCTATGCAATTCTTGCCTTTGTCGTATCATTCATTTTGACCCTTCGTGTATAA